A region of Fibrobacter succinogenes subsp. succinogenes S85 DNA encodes the following proteins:
- a CDS encoding methionine ABC transporter ATP-binding protein, which yields MQLRLEHLNKTYTTKRASVTAVKDVSLDFPDNSIIGIIGKSGAGKSSLLRLASLLETPDRGEVYYDGVRVDHLPKKELNRRRLEIGMIFQNFNLFSSRTAGKNVAFPLELAGWNRRDIDARVKEMLALVGLEDREKSPITTLSGGQKQRVAIARALAPRPNILFCDEATSALDPQTTHEILDLIKKIHAGMNLTVVMITHQMEVVRDACQYVAVVDKGYVIETGAVSDVFRSPRHEITREFLSNIRREEITVDSAIAYLQAQGYEVNKR from the coding sequence ATGCAGCTTAGGCTCGAACATCTCAATAAAACATACACGACAAAACGCGCAAGCGTCACGGCAGTCAAGGATGTTTCCCTTGATTTTCCTGATAATTCCATCATCGGCATTATCGGCAAGAGCGGGGCTGGCAAATCTTCGCTGTTGCGACTTGCGAGTTTGTTAGAAACTCCCGATAGGGGCGAGGTCTATTACGATGGCGTTCGTGTGGACCATTTGCCCAAAAAAGAGCTGAACCGCCGTAGGCTCGAAATCGGAATGATTTTCCAGAATTTTAATTTGTTCAGTTCTCGCACGGCAGGCAAGAATGTGGCGTTCCCGCTGGAACTTGCAGGTTGGAACCGCCGCGATATCGACGCTCGCGTCAAAGAGATGCTTGCGCTTGTGGGCCTTGAAGACCGCGAGAAGTCGCCGATTACAACACTTTCGGGCGGTCAAAAACAGCGCGTGGCGATTGCACGTGCCTTGGCGCCGCGGCCGAACATTCTTTTTTGCGACGAAGCGACGAGTGCGCTTGACCCGCAGACGACTCACGAAATTCTGGACTTGATTAAGAAAATCCACGCAGGAATGAATCTCACAGTGGTGATGATTACGCACCAGATGGAAGTGGTGCGCGATGCTTGCCAATATGTCGCTGTTGTAGACAAAGGTTACGTTATCGAGACGGGTGCGGTGTCGGATGTTTTCCGTTCGCCCAGGCACGAAATCACTCGTGAATTTTTGTCGAACATCCGTCGCGAAGAAATCACAGTGGATTCCGCTATCGCTTATTTGCAGGCTCAAGGTTACGAGGTGAACAAAAGATGA
- a CDS encoding zinc ribbon domain-containing protein: MEVREVLLKLRSNQNLTQDQMAERLHVTRQAVSRWETGETQPNTEMLKVISREFNVSINTLLGAPRQLFCQCCGMPLSEDSMISREPSGEFNEDYCKWCYTDGKFVYNDKSVLLDFLLSHMPNPDNTPDAERRAFFDKHLSQLKHWKQA, from the coding sequence ATGGAAGTACGAGAAGTTTTGCTTAAGTTGCGCTCGAATCAAAACCTGACCCAGGACCAGATGGCCGAACGCTTGCATGTAACGCGCCAAGCTGTGAGCCGCTGGGAAACTGGCGAAACCCAGCCGAATACCGAAATGCTCAAAGTCATCTCCCGTGAATTCAACGTGTCCATAAACACGTTGCTCGGCGCTCCGCGCCAACTCTTCTGCCAATGCTGCGGAATGCCTCTCAGCGAAGATTCCATGATCAGCCGTGAACCCAGCGGCGAATTCAACGAAGATTATTGCAAGTGGTGCTATACCGACGGTAAGTTTGTTTACAACGACAAGTCGGTCCTCCTCGATTTTCTGCTTTCGCACATGCCCAATCCCGACAATACTCCCGACGCAGAACGCCGCGCCTTTTTCGACAAACACCTCTCGCAACTAAAGCATTGGAAACAAGCGTAA
- a CDS encoding GSCFA domain-containing protein has translation MKNIVEITYYIYFMDFFTKINIPAANWQIDYNSRLAFFGSCFADNISAQFASRKFNVLANPFGTVYNPLSAAMQIKAIANGKIFGEADVFQDTRLGVSENGNEIRGPWHCWDAHSSLSAATREECIAKLNETTANAREFLQKADTVFITLGTAFVYFLRENGVAVSNCHRQNPNLFIRKMISVDHAAEALKSIVHDLLKIKRDGIGENRELHIVFTVSPLRHLSDGAHENTLSKATLQLAIEKVTREIVTEPATTISYFPSYEIVMDELRDYRFYDDDMIHLSKTAEGYIFERMTETYCSEKTREDIRKVEKFMKMANHRIQDESSTATATFQQKLQAEAQKLESQIAGLELNV, from the coding sequence ATGAAGAATATTGTAGAAATAACCTACTATATTTACTTCATGGACTTTTTCACGAAAATCAATATTCCGGCTGCCAATTGGCAGATTGACTACAATTCTAGGCTCGCATTTTTCGGATCGTGCTTTGCAGACAATATTTCGGCACAGTTTGCATCGCGGAAATTCAACGTTTTGGCAAATCCGTTCGGAACGGTTTACAACCCGCTCTCAGCGGCAATGCAGATTAAAGCCATTGCAAACGGGAAAATTTTTGGAGAAGCGGACGTTTTTCAGGATACGCGATTAGGCGTTTCGGAAAACGGCAATGAGATTCGCGGCCCCTGGCACTGCTGGGACGCGCACAGCTCACTTTCCGCCGCAACTCGTGAAGAGTGTATCGCAAAATTGAACGAAACGACCGCTAATGCACGGGAGTTTTTGCAGAAAGCCGATACCGTATTTATCACGCTCGGGACTGCGTTCGTGTACTTTTTGAGAGAAAACGGGGTTGCCGTTTCGAATTGCCACAGGCAAAATCCAAACCTGTTTATTCGCAAGATGATTTCCGTGGACCATGCGGCAGAAGCGCTGAAAAGCATCGTGCATGATTTGCTGAAGATTAAACGCGACGGGATCGGCGAGAATCGCGAACTCCACATCGTCTTTACAGTTTCACCGTTACGGCATTTGAGCGACGGCGCTCACGAAAACACACTTTCAAAAGCGACATTGCAACTCGCAATAGAAAAGGTCACAAGAGAAATCGTCACAGAGCCTGCAACGACCATCAGTTATTTTCCGAGTTACGAGATCGTGATGGATGAACTGCGCGACTACCGTTTTTACGATGACGATATGATTCATTTGTCAAAGACGGCAGAAGGCTACATCTTTGAGCGCATGACAGAAACGTATTGCAGCGAAAAAACGCGCGAAGATATCCGCAAAGTGGAAAAGTTCATGAAAATGGCAAACCACAGAATTCAAGACGAGAGTTCGACAGCCACCGCGACATTCCAGCAAAAATTACAAGCAGAAGCACAAAAGCTCGAAAGCCAAATCGCGGGACTTGAGTTAAACGTGTAG
- a CDS encoding GGDEF domain-containing protein: MEPLFNLESIYVTNVIGIVLIAVMIVCNLWRFQTRSRADQNLLLMMFLALTSCIADPISYSMKGVPGLVPKIAVYATSTWLFAANMLASFFWVRFLSFHLNGGIPRRSRIVLDSIVAVGITLLLINLFTPIVFSIDEDNLYSRTNLYAFFLVVDYLFVVYSIVVYLKARAKGGILKFFPIWVYIAPILIGGMVQSLYYGISVIPTSIAISIAGVLASLQNEMIYHDQLTGLFNRSYLNYLLDKLTDRTKLNITGIMIDLNGFKRINDELGHAVGDDALVITARILKSAVGNAGSVVRYAGDEFIILLNTQDDVAIENCLARIRHSFDKFNKETDKPYKLFISVGFHKFDMKNESADAFINAVDERMYEDKEAFYAAHAEMNRRKR, translated from the coding sequence ATGGAGCCGTTATTTAATCTAGAAAGCATTTATGTTACAAACGTAATCGGGATAGTTCTGATTGCTGTCATGATTGTTTGTAATTTATGGCGTTTCCAGACGCGCAGCCGTGCGGACCAGAATTTGCTATTGATGATGTTCCTTGCTCTCACGAGCTGCATAGCCGATCCGATTTCTTATTCGATGAAGGGCGTGCCCGGCCTTGTTCCAAAGATTGCCGTTTATGCGACGAGTACGTGGCTTTTTGCGGCGAATATGCTTGCAAGCTTTTTCTGGGTGCGCTTTTTGTCGTTCCATTTGAATGGTGGAATCCCGCGCCGTTCTAGAATTGTGCTCGACTCAATTGTTGCCGTTGGCATTACTTTGCTCTTGATAAATCTCTTTACGCCGATTGTATTTTCTATCGACGAGGACAACCTTTATTCGAGAACTAATCTGTACGCCTTCTTTTTGGTGGTGGATTACCTGTTTGTTGTCTATAGCATTGTGGTGTATCTTAAGGCGCGAGCGAAAGGCGGCATTCTCAAGTTTTTCCCGATTTGGGTTTATATTGCGCCGATCCTTATCGGTGGTATGGTGCAGTCACTTTACTACGGCATTTCTGTGATTCCGACGAGTATCGCCATCTCGATTGCGGGCGTGCTTGCGAGCCTCCAGAACGAGATGATTTACCATGACCAACTGACAGGTCTTTTTAACCGTTCCTATTTGAATTACCTGTTGGACAAACTTACGGACCGGACGAAGTTGAACATTACGGGTATCATGATTGACTTGAATGGGTTCAAGCGTATCAACGATGAATTAGGCCATGCGGTGGGTGACGATGCGTTGGTGATAACGGCCCGAATCCTGAAATCGGCGGTGGGTAACGCAGGTAGCGTAGTTCGCTATGCGGGCGATGAATTTATTATTTTGTTGAATACTCAAGATGACGTTGCGATAGAAAATTGCCTTGCTCGAATCCGCCACTCTTTTGATAAATTCAATAAAGAAACTGACAAACCCTACAAACTTTTTATTTCTGTTGGCTTCCACAAGTTCGACATGAAGAACGAAAGTGCGGATGCCTTTATTAACGCTGTTGATGAGCGCATGTACGAGGATAAAGAAGCGTTCTATGCCGCTCATGCCGAAATGAATCGCCGTAAGCGTTAA
- a CDS encoding FISUMP domain-containing protein encodes MNYSKISGQFVCKMAMLLAFMFAACSETNSGNGVAGGTVEETGVYALSGRVGDVYPKLLAKEGYSSANIQNDEGSLYAAKGTVVTVYELDSSSLAATGRTFVDTIDNDDGRFSFENLTLNSPYVLIETLDSCITNNCLERAGAWGFTTDLPTKFDSTGAMSVYGSQKYPVLRSAIVDLKKYKKISVNTLSNKKVPLVRAYFAEGMSFAEASKKAEQDILENIGIYEDLGSFEDLENEELNYVMALYLKISELDDLGRGGGDEIKNELLGYDFIWIYKEVYFAPLSRFSASEEMQQYYLNTIKLFEYEVGYLAHMVGLGQCTELRENDVDTIAIREFYELPKFAVTCRSKKWVVDSKKASYTSGTMVDNRDGKTYKIVTYNWGDVTQTWMAENLNFADTVSSSVDSTLKKNLLGKTSCWEYDPSCEKLGRFYKWTAFMNIDESFLKLNADVYDRVLGKDMVLKTESVEDRCLTVEFDLRAYEDESNRIEYCFIRTEAGECYELDTAETLWDYCNHKYGYGIYFDSSSVIPESELATYQGVCPDGWRIPNKADWDLLIENMASQGVLLKDADASGFGNIEGKVVESYGSGVPRPNVITYGYYEFASVLDQDGSFVRVGKSEQTPLLAATSHKKVRFNFFNSDLFAVRCIKN; translated from the coding sequence ATGAATTATTCAAAAATTAGCGGACAGTTTGTCTGCAAAATGGCGATGCTGCTCGCCTTTATGTTCGCGGCATGCTCGGAAACGAATTCAGGAAACGGTGTTGCCGGTGGCACTGTTGAAGAAACTGGCGTTTACGCCTTGTCGGGCCGCGTGGGCGATGTATATCCCAAGTTGCTTGCGAAGGAAGGCTATAGCTCGGCAAATATCCAAAATGATGAAGGTTCCCTGTATGCTGCGAAAGGAACCGTTGTGACTGTTTACGAACTGGATTCGTCATCTCTTGCGGCCACAGGTCGTACGTTTGTCGATACGATTGATAATGATGATGGTCGTTTTTCGTTCGAAAACCTTACCTTGAATAGCCCGTATGTATTGATTGAAACGCTTGATTCCTGCATCACCAATAATTGTCTTGAGCGTGCTGGTGCGTGGGGCTTTACGACCGATCTTCCTACGAAATTTGATTCAACAGGAGCAATGAGTGTATATGGATCGCAAAAATATCCGGTTTTGAGGAGCGCTATTGTTGACTTGAAAAAGTATAAGAAGATAAGCGTCAATACGTTGTCCAATAAAAAGGTCCCGCTAGTGCGGGCGTACTTTGCCGAAGGAATGTCGTTTGCGGAGGCCAGCAAAAAGGCTGAACAGGACATTCTTGAAAACATAGGCATTTACGAAGATCTTGGAAGCTTTGAAGACCTGGAAAATGAAGAATTGAATTATGTTATGGCATTGTACTTGAAAATTTCTGAACTTGACGATTTGGGACGTGGAGGTGGAGATGAAATAAAAAATGAATTATTGGGTTATGATTTTATCTGGATCTATAAAGAAGTTTACTTTGCGCCTTTGTCGCGATTCTCTGCGTCAGAAGAAATGCAGCAATATTATTTGAATACAATAAAGTTGTTCGAATATGAGGTTGGCTATTTGGCTCATATGGTTGGATTGGGACAATGTACGGAATTGCGTGAAAACGATGTAGATACTATTGCGATTCGTGAATTTTATGAATTGCCCAAGTTCGCAGTCACCTGCCGGTCAAAAAAATGGGTGGTTGATTCCAAAAAGGCTTCATACACAAGTGGAACGATGGTGGACAATCGCGATGGAAAAACATATAAGATCGTTACGTATAACTGGGGTGATGTCACGCAAACGTGGATGGCCGAAAATCTGAATTTTGCGGATACGGTGTCTTCAAGTGTTGATAGTACCTTGAAAAAGAATTTGCTTGGAAAAACGAGTTGCTGGGAATACGATCCGTCATGTGAAAAACTGGGCCGTTTTTACAAGTGGACTGCGTTTATGAATATTGATGAATCTTTTCTTAAGTTGAATGCCGATGTTTACGACCGTGTGTTGGGTAAGGACATGGTACTAAAAACGGAGTCTGTTGAAGATCGGTGCTTGACGGTTGAGTTTGATTTGCGTGCGTATGAAGATGAAAGTAATAGGATTGAATATTGCTTTATTAGAACTGAAGCGGGTGAATGTTATGAATTAGATACTGCTGAAACGTTGTGGGATTATTGCAACCATAAATATGGATATGGAATCTATTTTGATAGTTCGAGTGTTATCCCTGAATCGGAACTTGCAACTTATCAGGGCGTGTGCCCAGATGGATGGCGAATCCCCAATAAAGCTGATTGGGATCTCTTGATTGAAAACATGGCAAGTCAAGGAGTCTTGTTAAAGGACGCTGATGCGAGTGGCTTTGGGAATATTGAAGGAAAAGTTGTGGAATCCTATGGTTCGGGAGTTCCTAGGCCGAACGTGATAACATATGGTTACTATGAATTTGCCTCGGTTCTGGATCAAGATGGTAGTTTTGTCCGAGTTGGCAAGAGCGAGCAAACTCCTCTTTTGGCTGCTACATCCCATAAGAAAGTCCGATTCAACTTTTTTAACTCTGACTTGTTCGCTGTCCGCTGCATCAAAAACTAA
- a CDS encoding methionine ABC transporter permease: MSPITELVLQSTWETVVMVFFSTLFAILLGFPLGIFLFVTSPRGIAPKIIPYQLISRIVNVLRSFPFVILMIVLFPLSRVVLGTAIGTEATIIPLSIAAAPFIARLTETALNEVDKGVIQAAVAMGASKRQVVRKVLIPEALPSIISGVTLTIITLIGYSAMAGAIGGGGLGDLAIRYGYQRFRTDVMIESVVIIVAMVEVIQFLGNKAATLVVKYPIGSFGRQKSPK, from the coding sequence ATGAGTCCTATAACAGAACTGGTTTTGCAATCGACTTGGGAAACTGTCGTCATGGTTTTCTTTTCGACGTTGTTCGCGATTCTTCTCGGATTTCCTCTTGGAATTTTCTTATTTGTCACATCCCCGCGCGGTATCGCTCCCAAAATTATTCCGTATCAATTAATTAGCCGTATCGTGAATGTGCTGCGCTCGTTCCCGTTCGTGATTTTGATGATTGTGCTGTTCCCGCTTTCCCGTGTGGTGTTGGGTACGGCGATTGGAACTGAGGCAACGATTATTCCGCTATCCATTGCGGCGGCTCCTTTTATTGCGCGCTTGACCGAAACGGCGTTGAACGAGGTGGACAAGGGCGTAATCCAGGCGGCTGTTGCCATGGGCGCATCCAAACGTCAGGTGGTGCGAAAAGTGTTGATTCCCGAAGCGCTTCCATCGATTATTTCTGGTGTTACTTTGACTATAATCACGCTGATTGGCTATTCGGCGATGGCGGGGGCAATCGGCGGGGGAGGTCTTGGTGATCTAGCCATCCGTTATGGCTACCAGCGTTTCCGTACTGACGTGATGATCGAATCGGTCGTTATCATCGTTGCGATGGTGGAGGTTATCCAGTTCCTCGGCAACAAGGCGGCAACTTTGGTGGTGAAATACCCTATCGGGAGTTTTGGACGCCAGAAAAGTCCTAAATAA
- a CDS encoding TIGR02147 family protein, giving the protein MKEILEYTSYRQYIADYYADKKAKSAFTWQEFANEAGFSSRVYLKYVSEGRFNLSDSATARVADAMRLVDYEREYFTEMVKFDHAKTDDEKKAAFNKMLAIAEAHKAKILEGDSFRFFESWKNPVIRELAPSMPGAKPLALAHACRPEITAAEVSDVLNFLVKGGFLEKNDEGNYVQTDKSLTTGRMEVTPLAVRTMHRQMGELALEAIEGVAQDKRNFSGVTFGITKDGYDEIVQEIADCRKRVIAIARKNAATDEVYRLNMQLFPLTQKQDLKK; this is encoded by the coding sequence ATGAAAGAAATACTAGAATATACGAGCTATCGCCAGTATATTGCGGATTATTACGCCGATAAAAAGGCGAAATCCGCGTTTACTTGGCAAGAGTTCGCAAACGAAGCTGGATTCTCTTCACGTGTTTATCTGAAATATGTGAGCGAAGGCCGCTTTAACTTGAGTGATTCGGCGACCGCTCGCGTGGCAGATGCCATGCGCTTGGTCGATTACGAACGCGAATATTTCACCGAAATGGTCAAGTTCGACCATGCGAAAACGGATGATGAAAAGAAGGCGGCCTTTAACAAAATGCTAGCCATTGCAGAAGCGCACAAGGCGAAAATCTTGGAAGGCGATTCGTTCCGCTTTTTTGAAAGTTGGAAAAATCCGGTCATTCGTGAACTCGCTCCATCGATGCCTGGTGCAAAGCCGCTTGCGCTTGCCCATGCCTGCCGCCCAGAAATTACCGCCGCCGAAGTCAGCGATGTGCTGAACTTCCTCGTCAAGGGCGGATTCCTTGAAAAAAATGACGAAGGCAATTACGTACAAACTGATAAATCCTTGACAACGGGCCGCATGGAAGTGACTCCGTTGGCCGTCCGTACAATGCACCGCCAAATGGGAGAGCTTGCGCTTGAAGCAATCGAGGGTGTGGCTCAGGATAAACGAAATTTCTCCGGTGTCACATTCGGCATCACCAAAGATGGCTACGACGAAATCGTGCAAGAAATTGCTGATTGCCGTAAAAGAGTCATTGCCATTGCTCGGAAGAATGCGGCCACAGACGAAGTCTATCGTCTGAATATGCAACTTTTCCCGCTGACACAGAAACAAGATTTGAAAAAATAA
- a CDS encoding DEAD/DEAH box helicase, whose product MKFEELPLANPLQRAVRAVGYETPTPIQERSIPSLLEGKDLLGIAQTGTGKTAAFALPILQRLLDSGKFRSPKTCRALILLPTRELAIQVEDCFREYAQFTAISTACIFGGVNDNPQKQKLIRGVDVLVATPGRLLDLIGQKAISLKKLEFFVLDEADRMLDMGFIHDIRKVVAMLPQDRQNLFFSATMPEEISKLAATILRPNPVRVEVAPQSTPIERIRQELYRIDKRRKGALLKELLAEHPEMKKVLVFCRTKHGADKIVRVLEKAGIKCAAIHGNKSQNRRQEALGNFKCEQIRVLVATDIAARGIDVDDVSHVFNYDLPNEHETFVHRIGRTARAGKEGVAISFCSPDEESDLRGIEKLTRVKIPEGDQSIYENLPPPQKETAESMMRNSRGRMSREEAQARAAETRNNRGNRKGNHGKQNSNNAPHNSEQISRNPAQNVTVQNAPADNTPNPQNGGRRHRRNRPGSRARRRMRESQSQQQ is encoded by the coding sequence ATGAAATTTGAAGAACTTCCTTTGGCAAATCCATTGCAGCGGGCTGTCCGCGCTGTTGGATACGAAACCCCGACCCCGATTCAAGAACGTTCCATCCCGAGTCTTCTTGAAGGCAAGGATCTCTTGGGAATTGCTCAGACGGGAACCGGCAAGACGGCTGCTTTTGCGCTCCCGATTTTGCAGCGACTTTTGGATTCCGGGAAGTTCCGTTCTCCCAAAACTTGCCGTGCTTTGATTTTGTTGCCGACGCGTGAGCTTGCCATCCAGGTGGAAGACTGCTTCAGGGAATATGCACAGTTCACGGCAATTTCGACGGCGTGCATTTTTGGTGGCGTGAATGACAATCCGCAAAAGCAAAAGCTTATTCGCGGTGTCGATGTGCTTGTCGCTACCCCAGGACGTTTGTTGGATTTGATTGGGCAGAAGGCAATATCGCTCAAGAAACTTGAATTCTTTGTGCTCGACGAAGCGGACCGCATGCTGGACATGGGTTTTATCCATGATATCCGCAAGGTTGTAGCGATGCTCCCGCAAGACCGACAGAATTTGTTCTTTAGCGCTACGATGCCGGAAGAAATTTCGAAACTTGCCGCGACGATTTTGCGCCCGAATCCGGTGCGTGTTGAAGTTGCTCCGCAGAGCACTCCGATTGAACGCATCCGTCAAGAGCTTTATCGCATTGACAAGCGCCGCAAGGGGGCTCTCCTCAAGGAGCTTTTGGCAGAACACCCTGAAATGAAAAAGGTGCTTGTCTTCTGTCGTACAAAGCATGGTGCAGATAAAATTGTGCGCGTGCTTGAAAAGGCTGGCATCAAGTGTGCAGCTATTCACGGGAACAAGAGCCAGAACCGTCGTCAAGAAGCTCTCGGAAATTTCAAGTGTGAACAAATTCGAGTGCTTGTGGCAACGGACATTGCAGCACGTGGCATTGATGTGGATGATGTGAGCCATGTGTTCAATTACGATTTGCCGAATGAACATGAAACGTTTGTGCATCGCATTGGCCGTACGGCCCGTGCAGGGAAGGAAGGCGTTGCCATTTCGTTCTGCTCTCCGGACGAAGAATCCGATTTGCGCGGGATTGAAAAGCTTACTCGTGTGAAAATCCCGGAAGGCGATCAGAGCATTTACGAGAATCTCCCACCTCCGCAAAAAGAAACTGCCGAAAGCATGATGCGCAATTCTCGCGGTCGCATGTCGCGCGAAGAAGCTCAGGCCCGCGCTGCAGAAACCCGCAATAATCGCGGCAATCGCAAAGGAAATCACGGAAAGCAGAATTCTAACAATGCACCGCACAATTCCGAGCAGATTTCTCGCAATCCTGCCCAGAATGTGACCGTACAAAATGCTCCGGCTGATAATACTCCGAATCCGCAGAACGGCGGTCGCCGTCATCGCCGCAACCGCCCGGGTTCCCGTGCTCGCCGCCGCATGCGCGAATCGCAATCCCAACAGCAGTAA
- a CDS encoding MetQ/NlpA family ABC transporter substrate-binding protein, translated as MNISKIILSIAFAAIAAFSAEVIKVGATPEPHASILNLVKGDLAKAGYELKVVEFTDYVTPNEALESGELDANYFQHLPYLESFNKEKGTHLVNAGGIHVEPFALYPSKNSKKKVKSLANLKKGATIAIPNDPTNEGRALLLLQAAGLIKLDPKSGITATPIDITENPKKLKFKELEAASLPRILQDVDAAAINGNYAIPAGLNASSHGLFVENASSPYVNVIAVKAGNEKSAKIQALVNALKSEKVKNWIKGKYTKGEVVPVF; from the coding sequence ATGAATATCAGTAAGATTATTTTGTCTATTGCTTTTGCCGCTATTGCTGCGTTTTCTGCCGAAGTCATCAAGGTTGGTGCGACTCCGGAGCCGCATGCTTCCATCTTGAACTTGGTTAAGGGTGACCTTGCCAAGGCGGGTTATGAACTCAAGGTTGTTGAGTTCACGGATTACGTGACTCCGAACGAGGCGCTGGAATCTGGCGAATTAGATGCCAATTACTTCCAGCATTTGCCTTACCTCGAAAGTTTCAATAAAGAAAAGGGAACGCATCTTGTGAATGCGGGCGGCATTCATGTGGAACCTTTCGCACTTTATCCGTCGAAGAATTCCAAGAAAAAGGTCAAATCGCTTGCAAATTTGAAGAAAGGTGCAACGATTGCGATTCCGAACGACCCGACCAACGAAGGGCGCGCCTTGCTTTTGTTGCAGGCTGCTGGCCTTATTAAGCTTGATCCAAAGTCTGGCATCACTGCAACTCCCATTGATATTACCGAGAATCCGAAAAAGCTGAAGTTCAAGGAACTGGAGGCTGCTTCGCTCCCGCGCATTTTGCAGGATGTGGATGCGGCAGCCATCAACGGCAACTATGCGATTCCGGCAGGTCTTAATGCATCGTCTCATGGTTTGTTTGTTGAAAATGCGAGTTCGCCTTACGTGAATGTTATTGCGGTCAAGGCGGGTAACGAGAAGTCTGCAAAGATTCAGGCCTTGGTGAATGCCCTCAAGAGCGAAAAGGTCAAGAATTGGATTAAGGGCAAGTACACCAAGGGCGAAGTGGTTCCCGTTTTTTAG